tcttttttggcattgCGGAGCTTATACATTCCTGCAACAGGTCATCTTCAGAGTCAATACTAAGAGAACTGAGAGAACTGTTTCTTGAGAAACAAACTGGGGTATCTTCAACATGAAACGATTTTGGAGCATAGCCTGATGCTTGAGGTTTACTTGGTTCTCTCTGTGAATCAGGGGGCTCAGTCTCTTTGATAggttcattttctttattgttgttgttttcttggtCAATGTCACTGAGAGAACTCAGAGAGGAATTATGAGAAAAGCAAACTGGAGTATTTTCAATAGCAAAATTCTGCAATTTTTCATCAGTTGCTGCCCCTCTGTCTGGTATGTCTTTGGATGACTGGGGAAAAGTGGATTGCTTCTGCAGTATGGGTTTAAGCTGACCTCGATTTATTGGATGCTTTGCAATAGCTTGTGTCTTACTAGCTGACTGTTGGTTGGAGGTTAGTTCTGTGTGGCTGGTAACTTTAGCTTCTgattccttattttctttcaccTTTCTTAATTCAGCCTTTTCCCTGGAAAggtcaacatcatcatcatcaaaatcTAGAGAACTCAAAGAATCATTTCGTGAAAAACAGTAAGGAGTTCCTTCAATAGGTGTGTAATGATGAGGTGAATCAAAAGCAAAACTTCCTCTGACTCTATCTTCATTATTTGGGAGCTTATCATTGAAGTCCttggaattatttttcaaattctgtttctttgaaTCTTTGTTGTCTGAGAAAACTCTCTCagcatttaaattattctttgagTCTGCATTTTTTCTTATACGTGTCCGATATTCAGTATTTTGTGGTATAGGTTTTACTGGTGaagttggtttctttttcttaccaTCTAACTGATTTTTGTTGGTTGCAGAAGAGGACGCAGATGCTTGCTGGACCTGGTCCATTATCTTTTTCACACGGAAAGGCTTGTGACTTTTCCCTTTGGGCATAGCAGAATTAATGCATTCTGCAAGAATATCACCTTCCTCTGCTTTATTGTCATCCAATTCAGGTATGGTTACAGATGAGGTTTTTCCTCCTTGAGCCTCATCTGTACTTCTGCCTTCTGTAGGAATGGTATCTCGTTTTTCAAATTCACCTGACTGTGCCCCTGCTCTAACTCCTTCTCCAGCAGCTAACTCATTTGGAGGGGATTCTATTGTTAGATCACTTAGAGATGTAGCTGTGGAGAAGTTTATAGGTGTCCCTTCTACACAATACACTCGTGGCATATCATCTCCCGGTGTAAAACTAACATGCTTTTGGGGTTGCAACCTGTTTTGTGATGGTAGAAGTTTGTACACAGGCAGCTGACTTGGTTTCCTTGCCACAGGTGGAGGTAATTTTGAAGCAGTCTGGGCTGGCTTTTTTGCTTTACGTGATGACTTTGTTGGCATGGCAGAAATAATACATTCTTCTAGTATTTCAATATCATCATCATCTGAATCATCTAATAGGTCCTTTTCAGAATCAATAgttttttctgcctctttctcttggTTTTCATTTGATTCTTTAGGTTGCTCTGATTCTGTTTCATTCCCATTGTCATTTTCCTGAACTGGAGGCATTATTCTTAATTCCACATCTTTCTGTATAAATGGCTCATCAAGGCTCAGAGCACTCAGGCTAGATGAACAAGAAAATCCATCTGGAGTACTTTCCGTGGCAAAGTGTAATAAAGTATCAGCATCTGGAAGAACCTGGACCCTCTGAACTGCAGCATTTACTGCAGCTTGCTTAGGTCCACTCTCTCTCTTTTCGGCAgtaggtgttttatttttaggtaCTTCTCGCTTGGTTTGGGCTGTTTGAGGAGGTGGTGGAGGGGTTTTACTTCTGCTTGGTGGCATGGTTTGTCCAGGGCTATCTGGAAGATCACTGGGGCTTATAATGCCACTTACCATTCCACTGCATGGTTCACTCTGAACGGAGCTGGCAATCGAACGACTCTCAAAACTATCAAGTGAACTGACAGAAGTACATCTGCTAAACATAAGTGGAGTCTCCTGAACATAGTGTTCAGGTGGACTTTTGGGTGTCTGAGCACCACTTTTGGAGGGAGATTTTGCTCCTGAAGAAAATTCAACAGCTTTGTGCCTGGTTGATTCTGAAGATAAACTAGAACCCTGCAGTCTGCTGGATTTGGTTCTAGTGTGCTGCGACACTGCTGGAACTTCGCTTACAGGGTCTTCAGTTGACCTAGTTCCAATCTTGTCTTTTACTTCTGCTATTTGCAGGGTATTAGCAGAATCTGCTTCCTGTGTCGTCTGATCACATCCTATTTCATCTTCAGCTGATGACAAAGATGATAATGAACTACATCTTGAAAAACATATTGGAGTATCTTCTACACAATAAGTCTGTATTGTTTCTTGGTTAATAGAAGAAACTTTACAAGTGGCAGCCTTTTGAGTCTGACCACTTCTACTCTGTGCCGAACTTGGATGGAGCTGATTCTGCCTCTTGGCATTAGATGAAGGTGTGGACGTATTCTCACTGCTTGAAGAGATATGTTCAGTTTTAGTGCTTTGTCCAGATGAACTCTTTGAGAATGAAAATGACTGTTTCTGTGACGAAGGAATATCTGTGGCATATTTTAAACTATAATCAATAGGCTGATCCACATGATGTTTCTCTTCATTGTATTTTATGCTATAATTTGTTggtctctcttcttcttcatgCTGTTCTTCTTCAGAGTAACGTTCACTATAGTTGGTAGGCTTATCATCTTCATAGTCATCTTCTTGACACAAAGACTGGCTTACATTTTGATTAATTCCATGATTAGAACCCACTCGATTTGTTTCTGAACCGTTGGCTCCCCGTGACCTGTATGGAGAAACACATTCCTGCTGTCCAAAATGTGGTTGGAACTTGAGGTGTTTATCATCAGTGCTCTCAGTATAAACAGGATAAGTTGTACTTTGACTCCTTGATTGTCTTTGCtcactttgttttatttcatcttctatTATGTGTTTGGGTCTTGCCCATCTTTCATTCTGTGAAGGACTTTGCCTTCCAGAGTTCAACTGCTCATCTGAATATTTAAGACTATAATTTATTGGTGTATCTAGTTCTCCATCATTATCATCCATATGATTTGCACTATGTATTTTATGGGCTAGGTCGGCTGGGTATTGACCATAACTGCAAAACTTACTTTCATCATCTTCAGAATAGGATTCAATTGACGGTTTCATTTGACCTCTTTTACCATAACCATCACTACTACTGACACTATTTAAACTATCATTCGAAGATCTCTTGTATTCTAATTTGGCGTAAGGCATAGAACATGTCCTATTTGAATTTTCTGACTTAGTGAAATTGTAAGTGTTTGAATGTGTATGGGCAGCAGAGCTTCTCCTAAGTGCATTTCTCTCATCTGTCACACAATGTAATTCAGTGGTAGACCCAGAACTCCTGTCTTCCTGAGAGGTATGAATGGCTGACACTTCTTCCATGACTTTGGCAATCTGGGCTGCAGTGGTGGTGATCTGCAAACCTCGCTTTGAAGAGGTTCCTGGATTTTCTGTTGCTGGATGGTAGTTGCCTAGACCAATTCCTCGTTCTCTCTCCAAACTTCTATCTTTTTCAGAACGAGAACTATCTAAGCTTCCTCTTGATGAAGAGGAGCTGGGTAACACTGTAGTATTCAAATATGGTGAAAGGACAGTCATGTTGCCAGCATTAAAATTGTCTGACCTATTATCATCATGTCGATTGGTGTCAAAAACATAATCACCATAGAGACTTTGCTTGTGTCTTTGCTTACTACGATGAGATGCCTTGGGACTTAAATTGTCTATATTGTCAAAAGTTTCTGACAAATGCTGAGCATCTAATTCTGCTTCTAGGGCTTTTTGTTTCCTAACATGAAGAGATGGCAAGCTTGAGCCAGGAGACATAATATTGGCATCCTTGTACTTCGCAGGCCTATTTGCCATGAGATTCCTTAAAGCTGCAGCACTTCCCATAGCAATCATTTTGTGCTTTGAATGAATGAGGTTCTTGAGCATGCTAACTGCTCCCATGTCCCATAATGCTTCCTGGTCTTTAGGATTTCTTGCTGAGAGATTCCACAAAGTTCCACAAGCATTACTGACTATTGTCAAACTATGAGATTTTAAGTGTTGTAATAAAGTCTGTAGACAGTTGTTCTCTCTTAGAATTTGCCTGAAATAAAATCAAGAGATCATAAAATTAAGGTCAAAATGTGTATCCAGTAACAAcaaataaaaggatagaaaacaATAGGCATAATATGATTGTACCAATTATCCTATAAATTCCAAGTATTCCACATCTCCTTCTGTTCTTTCTTATTTCATGTaatgtttactgttttaaaatactAATCTGTCACACTAAAAAAAGTAAAGGTGTTATTTTTGTCAATTCTACATTTCCTATTCTGACCCAATAGCTTAAAACATTTGCAGGAGGTGGGGCACGTACATTTACTCTATTCATATAACAGTTTCCCAATTTAAAAACTATCAATATATCATGAAATCCTATGCTGAATAGGAATTTTGTGGTAATTTAATCTATGGTTGGGTGCCACTCTGATATTGATATATCTTGGAAGAGGTAGATAGAATTGATTAAAGATCTTTCTGCAGTCAGTGCACATTATAAGCTCTTAGATTAGCACACTTACTTTTCAGAGTAATCTCTGTATTTTTTGGCTTGATTGTGTGATACTGCCATCCCTCTTACAAGTGCtcttggccggacatggtggcttatgcctcccagcactttgggaggctgaggagggtggatcacctgaggttaggagatcgaggccagcctggccaacatggtgaaaccctgtctctactaaaaatacaaaaattagctgggtgtggtggtgcatgcctatagtcccagctactcaggaggctaagctaggagaatcacttgggaggtggaggttgcagtgagccgagatcacaccactgcactccagcctggacaacagagtgagactccatctcaaaaaaaaaaaaaaaaaaaaaaaaagaaaaagaaaaaaagaaaagaaaaagtgctcTTTGGCAGACTGtgtgcttattatttttaaaaaataaagtaaattaaagCTTTCAAAACATTTAAGGCATATAAAAACAAGGCGTGAGGATCAGCATAATGAACTCTGGACATGAAAGAGCAACAGCTTGTTTAATGCAGGCAAACTGAAGATTAATGACAGCATATTCAGCTTTAGTGGGCTTTAAAATGGACTGGCAAGGGTACACAATAAGCTTTAACATGGTGGTCTTCTCTTAGCAGTCCAGTAGTTATAGGACTTAAGAAATCTTCTCTGCATAGCAGAAAGGGAGACTAAGCTTGTAGTTTCTGCATCACagacttaaaaaatgaataagctATAAAAAACCCcatatttttggccaggtgcagtagcccatgcctataatcccagcactttggaggctgaggggggcggatcacctaaggtcaggatgttcaaggccagcctggccaacatggtgaagccccatctctactaaaaatttgccaggcatggtgggggctacctgtaatcccagctactcgggaggccgaggcaggagaatcacttgaactccaaaggcagaggttgcagtgagcagagattgtgccactgcactctaccctgggcaacagagtgagacttcaactcaaaaagaaagaaagaaaaaaaaaaagacagttgtaTTTTTGTTGACATAATACAGAATCCGAGTTCTGAAAATGTGTGCCCTGTATCTGAGGCACTCTTTTAGGTTTTGCAACTCTAGCAGATTGGATGAATGGCTGTTAgctaaataatattatttactggccgggcgcagtggctcacgcctgtaatcccagcacttagggagcctgagacaggtgggtcactggaggccaggagttcaagagcagcaggacaacgtggtgaaacctcatctctaccaaaaaatagaaaaactagccaggtgtggtggcgtgcatctgtagtcccagctagttgg
The Chlorocebus sabaeus isolate Y175 chromosome 23, mChlSab1.0.hap1, whole genome shotgun sequence DNA segment above includes these coding regions:
- the APC gene encoding adenomatous polyposis coli protein isoform X12, which encodes MATSGNGQGSTTRMDHETASVLSSSSTHSAPRRLTSHLGTKVEMVYSLLSMLGTHDKDDMSRTLLAMSSSQDSCISMRQSGCLPLLIQLLHGNDKDSVLLGNSRGSKEARARASAALHNIIHSQPDDKRGRREIRVLHLLEQIRAYCETCWEWQEAHEQGMDQDKNPMPAPVEHQICPAVCVLMKLSFDEEHRHAMNELGRKATRGISSQELGQGLSGGLQAIAELLQVDCEMYGLTNDHYSITLRRYAGMALTNLTFGDVANKATLCSMKGCMRALVAQLKSESEDLQQVIASVLRNLSWRADVNSKKTLREVGSVKALMECALEVKKESTLKSVLSALWNLSAHCTENKADICAVDGALAFLVGTLTYRSQTNTLAIIESGGGILRNVSSLIATNEDHRQILRENNCLQTLLQHLKSHSLTIVSNACGTLWNLSARNPKDQEALWDMGAVSMLKNLIHSKHKMIAMGSAAALRNLMANRPAKYKDANIMSPGSSLPSLHVRKQKALEAELDAQHLSETFDNIDNLSPKASHRSKQRHKQSLYGDYVFDTNRHDDNRSDNFNAGNMTVLSPYLNTTVLPSSSSSRGSLDSSRSEKDRSLERERGIGLGNYHPATENPGTSSKRGLQITTTAAQIAKVMEEVSAIHTSQEDRSSGSTTELHCVTDERNALRRSSAAHTHSNTYNFTKSENSNRTCSMPYAKLEYKRSSNDSLNSVSSSDGYGKRGQMKPSIESYSEDDESKFCSYGQYPADLAHKIHSANHMDDNDGELDTPINYSLKYSDEQLNSGRQSPSQNERWARPKHIIEDEIKQSEQRQSRSQSTTYPVYTESTDDKHLKFQPHFGQQECVSPYRSRGANGSETNRVGSNHGINQNVSQSLCQEDDYEDDKPTNYSERYSEEEQHEEEERPTNYSIKYNEEKHHVDQPIDYSLKYATDIPSSQKQSFSFSKSSSGQSTKTEHISSSSENTSTPSSNAKRQNQLHPSSAQSRSGQTQKAATCKVSSINQETIQTYCVEDTPICFSRCSSLSSLSSAEDEIGCDQTTQEADSANTLQIAEVKDKIGTRSTEDPVSEVPAVSQHTRTKSSRLQGSSLSSESTRHKAVEFSSGAKSPSKSGAQTPKSPPEHYVQETPLMFSRCTSVSSLDSFESRSIASSVQSEPCSGMVSGIISPSDLPDSPGQTMPPSRSKTPPPPPQTAQTKREVPKNKTPTAEKRESGPKQAAVNAAVQRVQVLPDADTLLHFATESTPDGFSCSSSLSALSLDEPFIQKDVELRIMPPVQENDNGNETESEQPKESNENQEKEAEKTIDSEKDLLDDSDDDDIEILEECIISAMPTKSSRKAKKPAQTASKLPPPVARKPSQLPVYKLLPSQNRLQPQKHVSFTPGDDMPRVYCVEGTPINFSTATSLSDLTIESPPNELAAGEGVRAGAQSGEFEKRDTIPTEGRSTDEAQGGKTSSVTIPELDDNKAEEGDILAECINSAMPKGKSHKPFRVKKIMDQVQQASASSSATNKNQLDGKKKKPTSPVKPIPQNTEYRTRIRKNADSKNNLNAERVFSDNKDSKKQNLKNNSKDFNDKLPNNEDRVRGSFAFDSPHHYTPIEGTPYCFSRNDSLSSLDFDDDDVDLSREKAELRKVKENKESEAKVTSHTELTSNQQSASKTQAIAKHPINRGQLKPILQKQSTFPQSSKDIPDRGAATDEKLQNFAIENTPVCFSHNSSLSSLSDIDQENNNNKENEPIKETEPPDSQREPSKPQASGYAPKSFHVEDTPVCFSRNSSLSSLSIDSEDDLLQECISSAMPKKKKPSRLKGDNEKHSPRNMGGMLAEDLTLDLKDIQRPDSEHGLSPDSENFDWKAIQEGANSIVSSLHQAAAAACLSRQASSDSDSILSLKSGISLGSPFHLTPDQEEKPFTSNKGPRILKPGEKSTLETKKIESESKGIKGGKKVYKSLITGKVRSNSEISGQMKQPLQANMPSISRGRTMIHIPGVRNSSSSTSPVSKKGPPLKTPASKSPSEGQTATTSPRGAKPSVKSELSPVARQTSQIGGSSKAPSRSGSRDSTPSRPAQQPLSRPIQSPGRNSISPGRNGISPPNKLSQLPRTSSPSTASTKSSGSGKMSYTSPGRQMSQQNLTKQTGLSKNASSIPRSESASKGLNQVNNGNGANKKVELSRMSSTKSSGSESDRSERPVLVRQSTFIKEAPSPTLRRKLEESASFESLSPSSRPASPTRSQAQTPVLSPSLPDMSLSTHSSVQAGGWRKLPPNLSPTIEYNDGRPAKRHDIARSHSESPSRLPINRSGTWKREHSKHSSSLPRVSTWRRTGSSSSILSASSESSEKAKSEDEKHVNSISGTKQSKENQVSAKGTWRKIKENEISPTNSTSQTVSSGATNGAESKTLIYQMAPAVSKTEDVWVRIEDCPINNPRSGRSPAGNTPPVIDSVSEKGNPNKDSKDNQAKQNVGNGSVPMRTVGLENRLNSFIQVDAPDQKGTETKPGQNNPVPVSETNESSIVERTPFSSSSSSKHSSPSGTVAARVTPFNYNPSPRKSSADSTSARPSQIPTPVNNNTKKRDSKTDSTESSGTQSPKRHSGSYLVTSV